In the Drosophila takahashii strain IR98-3 E-12201 chromosome 3R, DtakHiC1v2, whole genome shotgun sequence genome, one interval contains:
- the LOC108069841 gene encoding myosin light chain kinase A, with product MSEKDKFFQPKRLQPSPLKALRVCFLRNGDRHFKGVNMAVSRGHFKDFQALLQSVTEALRRHVVLRSAISLMCLMDGSPLVSLGSFSEGDMVICCCKYEELVNVDYTVNRDFLRQKDSHKRRHLRRLCGKSLKEIIPTDLPKAISLYIGQLQALVQTTRTLIYCGMARATRMPCIVKMVNKQYMDYNCEDPYIEAEVHRRLQSHPNIVDLMYSVEEERYMYMVLEFLEFDVGEMLQKKGSVSEAMAKSVVRGTAAGLAHMHQLQIIHRDIKPDNLLIRYSDKSETDISAVKIADFGLATYYRGSKLYACCGTPCFMAPELIAGSGYDYQVDCWALGVTLFHLLYGKTPFANPETMVVDIYAAIMSGEPSYPEEKEGVLSSEAEQLIDWLLIRDPSKRLTITEVNQNWFLAQ from the coding sequence ATGTCGGAGAAAGACAAGTTTTTCCAGCCCAAGCGGCTGCAGCCCAGTCCGCTGAAGGCGTTGCGGGTGTGCTTCCTGCGGAACGGCGACCGGCACTTCAAGGGCGTCAATATGGCGGTCTCACGGGGCCACTTCAAGGACTTTCAGGCCCTGCTGCAATCGGTCACCGAAGCCTTGAGGCGCCACGTGGTCCTGCGATCGGCCATCTCGCTTATGTGTCTCATGGACGGATCGCCCTTGGTGTCGCTGGGTTCTTTCAGCGAGGGCGACATGGTGATCTGCTGCTGCAAGTACGAAGAGTTGGTTAACGTCGATTACACCGTGAACAGGGACTTTCTGCGGCAAAAGGACTCGCATAAACGGCGGCACCTTCGTCGCCTGTGCGGAAAATCTCTGAAGGAAATCATTCCCACCGATCTGCCCAAGGCCATTAGCCTGTACATCGGCCAGCTGCAGGCCCTGGTGCAGACCACAAGGACACTGATCTACTGCGGAATGGCGAGGGCCACCCGGATGCCGTGCATCGTGAAGATGGTGAACAAGCAGTACATGGACTACAACTGCGAGGATCCCTATATAGAGGCGGAGGTCCACCGACGCCTGCAGTCGCATCCGAACATCGTGGACCTGATGTACTCCGTGGAGGAGGAGCGCTACATGTACATGGTACTGGAGTTCCTGGAATTCGATGTGGGCGAGATGCTTCAGAAGAAGGGTTCCGTGTCGGAGGCTATGGCCAAATCGGTGGTGAGGGGCACGGCGGCGGGTCTGGCGCACATGCACCAGTTGCAAATCATCCATCGGGACATCAAGCCCGACAATCTGCTGATTCGCTATTCAGACAAATCGGAGACGGACATCTCAGCGGTCAAGATTGCCGACTTTGGCTTGGCCACCTACTATCGGGGCAGCAAGTTGTATGCCTGCTGTGGAACCCCGTGCTTCATGGCACCCGAATTGATCGCTGGTTCGGGCTACGATTACCAGGTGGACTGCTGGGCTCTGGGAGTTACCCTTTTCCACCTGCTCTACGGCAAGACGCCCTTTGCTAATCCCGAAACGATGGTAGTGGATATCTATGCGGCAATCATGAGTGGAGAGCCCAGCTATCCTGAAGAAAAGGAAGGTGTCCTGAGCTCAGAGGCTGAGCAGCTGATCGACTGGCTGCTGATTAGGGACCCCAGCAAAAGACTGACCATCACAGAAGTCAACCAGAATTGGTTTTTAGCCCAATAG
- the LOC108069833 gene encoding esterase B1 isoform X2: protein MHYSDSFTQSKSKRTMTTAGLRPLLSLLLLGLGLVLLCDVSSSIAIAPSTFGTAIARAGKISNQLKETTAWKTLTSHPNSLVQLLPSRAMRVVQEVVRSLRKEREIVATTSLGKVRGRYQKYRSGERGGYYSFKGMRYGAAPTGARRFRAAEPEKPWSGIRDASREGQSCPHKNMILDTFKGDEDCLFINVFTTRMPKEEDSSGEQPKLPVMVWLHGGGFSFGSGNSFLYGPDYLVAEDIVLVTLNYRLGPLGFLTAGPDAPGNQGLKDQVLALKWVRDNIAAFGGDPSQVTVFGESAGASSVQLLLLSPQANGLFQRAISQSGSALNPWSMAASSSQRAARLAANLGYVGANNTEDILDFLRRVPAMKLVEAAPTTITAEDQRNNIGLPFVPVVEGYWNQDSQEEQFLEQPFLTQHPSDMYHSQNFNSDVAYMTGYNTHEAMLFIRRLRKNPQLLSIIENDFGRLVPQDLNVTQSHDRVTREIRSFYLGSKHVGIESVDEMIALLTDLMFLQGIRRTARNHAKYGKAPVYMYRFSFDGALGLYKRMLGIPRPGVCHGDELGYLFKFGFFNLSLDPKSMEVQVKNRMVRMWTNFAKYGSPTPDIEDPYLTTKWAPIDPTNVMNSLNYMDISANLAMKTNPEPERQRFWDEMYQHYNGAAM, encoded by the exons ATGCATTATTCCGATTCGTTTACCCAGTCGAAAAGCAAACGCACGATGACAACCGCCGGACTTCGACCACTGCTGAGCCTCCTTCTCCTGGGATTGGGCTTAGTACTCCTCTGTGATGTCAGCTCCTCGATTGCCATTGCCCCATCGACTTTTGGCACGGCCATAGCACGTGCCGGGAAGATTTCCAACCAGCTAAAG GAGACGACGGCCTGGAAGACCCTGACATCTCATCCGAACTCGCTGGTCCAGCTGCTGCCGTCGAGGGCCATGCGAGTGGTCCAGGAGGTGGTGCGATCTCTGCGG AAGGAGCGCGAGATTGTGGCCACCACCTCGTTGGGAAAAGTTAGGGGTCGCTACCAAAAATACCGATCTGGAGAGCGCGGAGGCTACTACAGTTTCAAGGGAATGCGCTATGGAGCAGCACCTACTGGAGCAAGAAG ATTCCGAGCTGCAGAGCCGGAGAAGCCGTGGTCAGGCATTCGAGATGCTTCCCGGGAGGGTCAGAGCTGTCCGCACAAGAACATGATCCTGGACACTTTCAAGGGAGATGAAGATTGCCTGTTCATCAACGTTTTCACCACTCGCATGCCCAAGGAAGAGGACTCCTCGGGGGAGCAGCCCAAGCTGCCCGTGATGGTTTGGTTGCACGGCGGAGGCTTCTCCTTCGGCTCCGGCAACTCCTTCCTCTACGGACCCGACTACCTGGTGGCCGAAGATATTGTCCTCGTTACCCTCAACTACCGACTGGGCCCACTGGGCTTCCTTACAGCCGGACCCGATGCTCCCGGCAACCAGGGACTCAAGGATCAGGTGCTAGCACTCAAGTGGGTGCGGGACAACATAGCCGCCTTCGGAGGAGATCCCAGTCAGGTGACCGTGTTCGGCGAGTCAGCCGGAGCCTCGTCcgtccagctgctgctgctttcccCGCAGGCCAACGGTCTTTTCCAGCGGGCGATTTCCCAAAGTGGCTCGGCCCTGAATCCCTGGTCCATGGCGGCCAGTTCGAGTCAGCGAGCTGCTCGCTTGGCGGCCAATCTGGGCTATGTAGGTGCCAACAACACCGAGGACATCCTGGACTTTCTGCGTAGGGTTCCGGCCATGAAACTGGTGGAGGCAGCTCCAACCACCATAACCGCCGAGGATCAGCGCAACAACATTGGCCTGCCCTTCGTGCCCGTGGTGGAGGGATACTGGAACCAGGACTCCCAGGAGGAGCAGTTCCTCGAGCAGCCCTTCCTCACCCAGCACCCCAGCGACATGTACCACTCGCAGAACTTCAACAGTGACGTGGCCTACATGACGGGCTATAATACCCATGAGGCCATGTTGTTCATAAGAA GACTGCGCAAGAATCCCCAGCTGCTGAGCATCATTGAGAACGACTTTGGGCGCCTGGTGCCGCAGGATTTGAATGTGACTCAGTCCCATGACCGAGTGACCCGTGAAATAAGATCCTTTTATCTGGGCAGCAAGCATGTGGGCATTGAATCGGTGGACGAGATGATAGCA CTCCTCACGGATCTCATGTTCCTTCAGGGCATTCGTCGCACGGCCCGGAATCATGCCAAGTACGGCAAGGCACCCGTTTACATGTACCGATTCTCCTTCGACGGAGCCTTGGGGCTCTACAAACGGATGCTGGGCATTCCCCGACCTGGAGTTTGCCACGGCGATGAGCTGGGATACCTGTTCAAGTTCGGATTCTTCAACTTGAGTCTGGACCCCAAGTCGATGGAGGTGCAGGTCAAGAATCGCATGGTGCGCATGTGGACGAATTTCGCCAAATACGG CTCTCCCACGCCGGACATCGAGGATCCCTATCTGACCACCAAGTGGGCGCCCATAGATCCCACCAATGTGATGAACAGCCTCAACTACATGGACATCTCGGCCAATCTGGCCATGAAAACGAATCCCGAGCCGGAGCGTCAGAGGTTCTGGGACGAGATGTATCAGCACTACAATGGTGCTGCCATGTGA
- the LOC108069833 gene encoding esterase B1 isoform X1 yields MPCPRNWARGAAIAALLLATGLIVLAICVQRPNESGHRIIVTEQRKSSAEEEREEVLTSHGGDLQDLQLAKAFFLIATTTISPKNEEENENATKTNRENSSGSLDMHRIPEMASSTTETTAWKTLTSHPNSLVQLLPSRAMRVVQEVVRSLRKEREIVATTSLGKVRGRYQKYRSGERGGYYSFKGMRYGAAPTGARRFRAAEPEKPWSGIRDASREGQSCPHKNMILDTFKGDEDCLFINVFTTRMPKEEDSSGEQPKLPVMVWLHGGGFSFGSGNSFLYGPDYLVAEDIVLVTLNYRLGPLGFLTAGPDAPGNQGLKDQVLALKWVRDNIAAFGGDPSQVTVFGESAGASSVQLLLLSPQANGLFQRAISQSGSALNPWSMAASSSQRAARLAANLGYVGANNTEDILDFLRRVPAMKLVEAAPTTITAEDQRNNIGLPFVPVVEGYWNQDSQEEQFLEQPFLTQHPSDMYHSQNFNSDVAYMTGYNTHEAMLFIRRLRKNPQLLSIIENDFGRLVPQDLNVTQSHDRVTREIRSFYLGSKHVGIESVDEMIALLTDLMFLQGIRRTARNHAKYGKAPVYMYRFSFDGALGLYKRMLGIPRPGVCHGDELGYLFKFGFFNLSLDPKSMEVQVKNRMVRMWTNFAKYGSPTPDIEDPYLTTKWAPIDPTNVMNSLNYMDISANLAMKTNPEPERQRFWDEMYQHYNGAAM; encoded by the exons ATGCCCTGTCCCCGGAATTGGGCCCGTGGAGCGGCGATCGCGGCTCTTTTGCTGGCCACCGGTCTAATTGTCTTGGCAATTTGTGTGCAGCGACCGAACGAATCCGGCCATCGAATCATAGTCACCGAGCAGAGAAAGTCATCCGCGGAGGAGGAGAGGGAGGAGGTTTTAACATCGCATGGTGGTGATTTGCAAGATTTGCAACTGGCCAAagcgttttttttaatcgcCACCACAACAATATCGCCGAAAAATGAagaggaaaatgaaaatgccacAAAAACGAACAGGGAAAACTCTTCCGGGTCACTGGACATGCACCGAATACCCGAAATGGCCAGTTCTACCACG GAGACGACGGCCTGGAAGACCCTGACATCTCATCCGAACTCGCTGGTCCAGCTGCTGCCGTCGAGGGCCATGCGAGTGGTCCAGGAGGTGGTGCGATCTCTGCGG AAGGAGCGCGAGATTGTGGCCACCACCTCGTTGGGAAAAGTTAGGGGTCGCTACCAAAAATACCGATCTGGAGAGCGCGGAGGCTACTACAGTTTCAAGGGAATGCGCTATGGAGCAGCACCTACTGGAGCAAGAAG ATTCCGAGCTGCAGAGCCGGAGAAGCCGTGGTCAGGCATTCGAGATGCTTCCCGGGAGGGTCAGAGCTGTCCGCACAAGAACATGATCCTGGACACTTTCAAGGGAGATGAAGATTGCCTGTTCATCAACGTTTTCACCACTCGCATGCCCAAGGAAGAGGACTCCTCGGGGGAGCAGCCCAAGCTGCCCGTGATGGTTTGGTTGCACGGCGGAGGCTTCTCCTTCGGCTCCGGCAACTCCTTCCTCTACGGACCCGACTACCTGGTGGCCGAAGATATTGTCCTCGTTACCCTCAACTACCGACTGGGCCCACTGGGCTTCCTTACAGCCGGACCCGATGCTCCCGGCAACCAGGGACTCAAGGATCAGGTGCTAGCACTCAAGTGGGTGCGGGACAACATAGCCGCCTTCGGAGGAGATCCCAGTCAGGTGACCGTGTTCGGCGAGTCAGCCGGAGCCTCGTCcgtccagctgctgctgctttcccCGCAGGCCAACGGTCTTTTCCAGCGGGCGATTTCCCAAAGTGGCTCGGCCCTGAATCCCTGGTCCATGGCGGCCAGTTCGAGTCAGCGAGCTGCTCGCTTGGCGGCCAATCTGGGCTATGTAGGTGCCAACAACACCGAGGACATCCTGGACTTTCTGCGTAGGGTTCCGGCCATGAAACTGGTGGAGGCAGCTCCAACCACCATAACCGCCGAGGATCAGCGCAACAACATTGGCCTGCCCTTCGTGCCCGTGGTGGAGGGATACTGGAACCAGGACTCCCAGGAGGAGCAGTTCCTCGAGCAGCCCTTCCTCACCCAGCACCCCAGCGACATGTACCACTCGCAGAACTTCAACAGTGACGTGGCCTACATGACGGGCTATAATACCCATGAGGCCATGTTGTTCATAAGAA GACTGCGCAAGAATCCCCAGCTGCTGAGCATCATTGAGAACGACTTTGGGCGCCTGGTGCCGCAGGATTTGAATGTGACTCAGTCCCATGACCGAGTGACCCGTGAAATAAGATCCTTTTATCTGGGCAGCAAGCATGTGGGCATTGAATCGGTGGACGAGATGATAGCA CTCCTCACGGATCTCATGTTCCTTCAGGGCATTCGTCGCACGGCCCGGAATCATGCCAAGTACGGCAAGGCACCCGTTTACATGTACCGATTCTCCTTCGACGGAGCCTTGGGGCTCTACAAACGGATGCTGGGCATTCCCCGACCTGGAGTTTGCCACGGCGATGAGCTGGGATACCTGTTCAAGTTCGGATTCTTCAACTTGAGTCTGGACCCCAAGTCGATGGAGGTGCAGGTCAAGAATCGCATGGTGCGCATGTGGACGAATTTCGCCAAATACGG CTCTCCCACGCCGGACATCGAGGATCCCTATCTGACCACCAAGTGGGCGCCCATAGATCCCACCAATGTGATGAACAGCCTCAACTACATGGACATCTCGGCCAATCTGGCCATGAAAACGAATCCCGAGCCGGAGCGTCAGAGGTTCTGGGACGAGATGTATCAGCACTACAATGGTGCTGCCATGTGA
- the LOC108069833 gene encoding esterase B1 isoform X3, whose product MTTAGLRPLLSLLLLGLGLVLLCDVSSSIAIAPSTFGTAIARAGKISNQLKETTAWKTLTSHPNSLVQLLPSRAMRVVQEVVRSLRKEREIVATTSLGKVRGRYQKYRSGERGGYYSFKGMRYGAAPTGARRFRAAEPEKPWSGIRDASREGQSCPHKNMILDTFKGDEDCLFINVFTTRMPKEEDSSGEQPKLPVMVWLHGGGFSFGSGNSFLYGPDYLVAEDIVLVTLNYRLGPLGFLTAGPDAPGNQGLKDQVLALKWVRDNIAAFGGDPSQVTVFGESAGASSVQLLLLSPQANGLFQRAISQSGSALNPWSMAASSSQRAARLAANLGYVGANNTEDILDFLRRVPAMKLVEAAPTTITAEDQRNNIGLPFVPVVEGYWNQDSQEEQFLEQPFLTQHPSDMYHSQNFNSDVAYMTGYNTHEAMLFIRRLRKNPQLLSIIENDFGRLVPQDLNVTQSHDRVTREIRSFYLGSKHVGIESVDEMIALLTDLMFLQGIRRTARNHAKYGKAPVYMYRFSFDGALGLYKRMLGIPRPGVCHGDELGYLFKFGFFNLSLDPKSMEVQVKNRMVRMWTNFAKYGSPTPDIEDPYLTTKWAPIDPTNVMNSLNYMDISANLAMKTNPEPERQRFWDEMYQHYNGAAM is encoded by the exons ATGACAACCGCCGGACTTCGACCACTGCTGAGCCTCCTTCTCCTGGGATTGGGCTTAGTACTCCTCTGTGATGTCAGCTCCTCGATTGCCATTGCCCCATCGACTTTTGGCACGGCCATAGCACGTGCCGGGAAGATTTCCAACCAGCTAAAG GAGACGACGGCCTGGAAGACCCTGACATCTCATCCGAACTCGCTGGTCCAGCTGCTGCCGTCGAGGGCCATGCGAGTGGTCCAGGAGGTGGTGCGATCTCTGCGG AAGGAGCGCGAGATTGTGGCCACCACCTCGTTGGGAAAAGTTAGGGGTCGCTACCAAAAATACCGATCTGGAGAGCGCGGAGGCTACTACAGTTTCAAGGGAATGCGCTATGGAGCAGCACCTACTGGAGCAAGAAG ATTCCGAGCTGCAGAGCCGGAGAAGCCGTGGTCAGGCATTCGAGATGCTTCCCGGGAGGGTCAGAGCTGTCCGCACAAGAACATGATCCTGGACACTTTCAAGGGAGATGAAGATTGCCTGTTCATCAACGTTTTCACCACTCGCATGCCCAAGGAAGAGGACTCCTCGGGGGAGCAGCCCAAGCTGCCCGTGATGGTTTGGTTGCACGGCGGAGGCTTCTCCTTCGGCTCCGGCAACTCCTTCCTCTACGGACCCGACTACCTGGTGGCCGAAGATATTGTCCTCGTTACCCTCAACTACCGACTGGGCCCACTGGGCTTCCTTACAGCCGGACCCGATGCTCCCGGCAACCAGGGACTCAAGGATCAGGTGCTAGCACTCAAGTGGGTGCGGGACAACATAGCCGCCTTCGGAGGAGATCCCAGTCAGGTGACCGTGTTCGGCGAGTCAGCCGGAGCCTCGTCcgtccagctgctgctgctttcccCGCAGGCCAACGGTCTTTTCCAGCGGGCGATTTCCCAAAGTGGCTCGGCCCTGAATCCCTGGTCCATGGCGGCCAGTTCGAGTCAGCGAGCTGCTCGCTTGGCGGCCAATCTGGGCTATGTAGGTGCCAACAACACCGAGGACATCCTGGACTTTCTGCGTAGGGTTCCGGCCATGAAACTGGTGGAGGCAGCTCCAACCACCATAACCGCCGAGGATCAGCGCAACAACATTGGCCTGCCCTTCGTGCCCGTGGTGGAGGGATACTGGAACCAGGACTCCCAGGAGGAGCAGTTCCTCGAGCAGCCCTTCCTCACCCAGCACCCCAGCGACATGTACCACTCGCAGAACTTCAACAGTGACGTGGCCTACATGACGGGCTATAATACCCATGAGGCCATGTTGTTCATAAGAA GACTGCGCAAGAATCCCCAGCTGCTGAGCATCATTGAGAACGACTTTGGGCGCCTGGTGCCGCAGGATTTGAATGTGACTCAGTCCCATGACCGAGTGACCCGTGAAATAAGATCCTTTTATCTGGGCAGCAAGCATGTGGGCATTGAATCGGTGGACGAGATGATAGCA CTCCTCACGGATCTCATGTTCCTTCAGGGCATTCGTCGCACGGCCCGGAATCATGCCAAGTACGGCAAGGCACCCGTTTACATGTACCGATTCTCCTTCGACGGAGCCTTGGGGCTCTACAAACGGATGCTGGGCATTCCCCGACCTGGAGTTTGCCACGGCGATGAGCTGGGATACCTGTTCAAGTTCGGATTCTTCAACTTGAGTCTGGACCCCAAGTCGATGGAGGTGCAGGTCAAGAATCGCATGGTGCGCATGTGGACGAATTTCGCCAAATACGG CTCTCCCACGCCGGACATCGAGGATCCCTATCTGACCACCAAGTGGGCGCCCATAGATCCCACCAATGTGATGAACAGCCTCAACTACATGGACATCTCGGCCAATCTGGCCATGAAAACGAATCCCGAGCCGGAGCGTCAGAGGTTCTGGGACGAGATGTATCAGCACTACAATGGTGCTGCCATGTGA
- the Ugt303B3 gene encoding UDP-glycosyltransferase UGT4 isoform X1 — MHLKLSFLAVSLSLILQLELHQDFAQAASILGIFSYHLSSHFLVLRTFAGALVKRGHNVTLITPEGMPPDIEGVRHIRIPKLNKRVQDMLESDQLLDFFGNKWMESVMAVTMLSNMSNDILTDDAVQRMLQDRSEHFDLVMMEPSGLEALYGLVEYYNATLIGLSGGTVSWNTEELAGNPAPNIYEPISPIGYSWDPSLLNRINNWIHICEEKLLKNLIVRPAQARIFKNIFRYSEQKFEELRQKYSLILINNHFSMGRVRANVPNIIEVGGLHLSEPPEPCDEKLQKFLDEAKHGVIYFSMGLDIMVQFLPENMQQQLMQSFAQLKQRIVWKNEFFNIPNRTENIYVIEKAPQRHVLAHPNVRLFITHGGLLSVMEAVYSAVPMLGLPVFFDQFIIMRYVKQGGMAEILDTNALNAEILTTSIRELLENPKYADRAKKMSQSFRDRPMSPLDTAVWWTEYALRHRGVNHLRLNVEDISPIRYYNLDWLLLFGLRFGIVIGSVIYIGFKIFMKIREKQRRRRDRERVSLQIMLLQSRSKIY; from the exons ATGCATCTTAAATTATCTTTTTTGGCGGTCAGTCTCAGCTTGATTCTGCAACTGGAGCTTCATCAGGACTTTGCACAAGCTGCCAGCATCCTGGGAATATTCTCCTACCACCTCAGTTCACATTTTCTGGTTCTGCGTACGTTTGCGGGAGCTCTAGTCAAACGAGGGCACAACGTAACATTGATTACACCAGAGGGAATGCCGCCGGATATCGAGGGAGTTCGACATATTCGCATTCCCAAGCTAAATAAACGAGTGCAGG ATATGCTCGAGTCTGACCAACTTTTGGACTTCTTTGGCAACAAGTGGATGGAAAGCGTGATGGCCGTCACAATGCTTTCCAATATGTCCAATGATATCCTAACCGACGATGCTGTTCAAAGGATGCTGCAAGATAGAAGCGAACACTTCGATCTGGTCATGATGGAACCATCTGGCCTTGAGGCCCTCTACGGCCTGGTGGAGTACTACAATGCCACTCTGATAGGATTGTCCGGTGGAACTGTCAGCTGGAACACCGAGGAACTCGCTGGAAACCCAGCACCAAACATCTACGAACCCATCTCCCCGATCGGCTACTCATGGGATCCCTCACTGCTCAACCGGATCAATAATTGGATCCATATATGTGAGGAAAAGCTTTTGAAGAACCTGATCGTCCGGCCTGCTCAAGCGCGCATCTTCAAGAATATCTTTAGATATTCGGAGCAGAAATTCGAGGAGCTGCGACAAAAGTACTCGCTTATCTTGATCAACAACCACTTCAGCATGGGCAGAGTGCGAGCTAATGTACCAAATATCATAGAAGTCGGAGGCCTGCATCTCAGTGAGCCACCGGAACCATGTGATGAGAAACTGCAGAAATTTTTGGACGAGGCGAAGCACGGTGTCATTTACTTTTCGATGGGACTAGACATCATGGTGCAGTTCTTGCCCGAAAACATGCAGCAACAATTGATGCAGTCATTTGCCCAACTAAAACAGCGGATTGTTTGGAAGAACGAGTTCTTCAATATACCCAACAGAACTGAAAACATATATGTGATTGAAAAGGCCCCTCAACGCCACGTTCTCGCCCATCCAAATGTCCGGCTTTTCATCACACACGGAGGACTACTAAGTGTGATGGAGGCGGTTTACAGTGCAGTTCCGATGCTGGGGCTACCAGTGTTCTTTGACCAGTTTATTATCATGCGGTATGTTAAGCAAGGCGGCATGGCCGAGATCTTGGACACTAATGCATTGAACGCAGAAATTTTGACCACAAGCATTCGGGAGCTGCTCGAGAACCCCAAATATGCTGATAGAGCAAAGAAGATGTCGCAATCCTTCCGGGATCGACCGATGAGTCCTTTGGATACGGCTGTCTGGTGGACGGAGTACGCCCTACGCCATCGGGGTGTCAATCACTTGCGCCTCAATGTAGAGGACATTTCACCAATACGGTACTACAACTTGGATTGGCTACTTCTATTTGGTCTTCGGTTTGGAATTGTAATTGGATCTGTGATCTATATCggcttcaaaatatttatgaaaattcgggaaaagcaACGACGGCGCCGGGATAGAGAAAGGGTTTCTCTGCAGATAATGTTACTTCAGTCCAGatccaaaatatattaa
- the Ugt303B3 gene encoding UDP-glycosyltransferase UGT4 isoform X2, translating to MHLKLSFLAVSLSLILQLELHQDFAQAASILGIFSYHLSSHFLVLRTFAGALVKRGHNVTLITPEGMPPDIEGVRHIRIPKLNKRVQDMLESDQLLDFFGNKWMESVMAVTMLSNMSNDILTDDAVQRMLQDRSEHFDLVMMEPSGLEALYGLVEYYNATLIGLSGGTVSWNTEELAGNPAPNIYEPISPIGYSWDPSLLNRINNWIHICEEKLLKNLIVRPAQARIFKNIFRYSEQKFEELRQKYSLILINNHFSMGRVRANVPNIIEVGGLHLSEPPEPCDEKLQKFLDEAKHGVIYFSMGLDIMVQFLPENMQQQLMQSFAQLKQRIVWKNEFFNIPNRTENIYVIEKAPQRHVLAHPNVRLFITHGGLLSVMEAVYSAVPMLGLPVFFDQFIIMRIRELLENPKYADRAKKMSQSFRDRPMSPLDTAVWWTEYALRHRGVNHLRLNVEDISPIRYYNLDWLLLFGLRFGIVIGSVIYIGFKIFMKIREKQRRRRDRERVSLQIMLLQSRSKIY from the exons ATGCATCTTAAATTATCTTTTTTGGCGGTCAGTCTCAGCTTGATTCTGCAACTGGAGCTTCATCAGGACTTTGCACAAGCTGCCAGCATCCTGGGAATATTCTCCTACCACCTCAGTTCACATTTTCTGGTTCTGCGTACGTTTGCGGGAGCTCTAGTCAAACGAGGGCACAACGTAACATTGATTACACCAGAGGGAATGCCGCCGGATATCGAGGGAGTTCGACATATTCGCATTCCCAAGCTAAATAAACGAGTGCAGG ATATGCTCGAGTCTGACCAACTTTTGGACTTCTTTGGCAACAAGTGGATGGAAAGCGTGATGGCCGTCACAATGCTTTCCAATATGTCCAATGATATCCTAACCGACGATGCTGTTCAAAGGATGCTGCAAGATAGAAGCGAACACTTCGATCTGGTCATGATGGAACCATCTGGCCTTGAGGCCCTCTACGGCCTGGTGGAGTACTACAATGCCACTCTGATAGGATTGTCCGGTGGAACTGTCAGCTGGAACACCGAGGAACTCGCTGGAAACCCAGCACCAAACATCTACGAACCCATCTCCCCGATCGGCTACTCATGGGATCCCTCACTGCTCAACCGGATCAATAATTGGATCCATATATGTGAGGAAAAGCTTTTGAAGAACCTGATCGTCCGGCCTGCTCAAGCGCGCATCTTCAAGAATATCTTTAGATATTCGGAGCAGAAATTCGAGGAGCTGCGACAAAAGTACTCGCTTATCTTGATCAACAACCACTTCAGCATGGGCAGAGTGCGAGCTAATGTACCAAATATCATAGAAGTCGGAGGCCTGCATCTCAGTGAGCCACCGGAACCATGTGATGAGAAACTGCAGAAATTTTTGGACGAGGCGAAGCACGGTGTCATTTACTTTTCGATGGGACTAGACATCATGGTGCAGTTCTTGCCCGAAAACATGCAGCAACAATTGATGCAGTCATTTGCCCAACTAAAACAGCGGATTGTTTGGAAGAACGAGTTCTTCAATATACCCAACAGAACTGAAAACATATATGTGATTGAAAAGGCCCCTCAACGCCACGTTCTCGCCCATCCAAATGTCCGGCTTTTCATCACACACGGAGGACTACTAAGTGTGATGGAGGCGGTTTACAGTGCAGTTCCGATGCTGGGGCTACCAGTGTTCTTTGACCAGTTTATTATCATGCG CATTCGGGAGCTGCTCGAGAACCCCAAATATGCTGATAGAGCAAAGAAGATGTCGCAATCCTTCCGGGATCGACCGATGAGTCCTTTGGATACGGCTGTCTGGTGGACGGAGTACGCCCTACGCCATCGGGGTGTCAATCACTTGCGCCTCAATGTAGAGGACATTTCACCAATACGGTACTACAACTTGGATTGGCTACTTCTATTTGGTCTTCGGTTTGGAATTGTAATTGGATCTGTGATCTATATCggcttcaaaatatttatgaaaattcgggaaaagcaACGACGGCGCCGGGATAGAGAAAGGGTTTCTCTGCAGATAATGTTACTTCAGTCCAGatccaaaatatattaa